Part of the Desulfovibrio porci genome is shown below.
CCGGACAGCCAGCGCGAGGAGGCCATGCTGGCCGGTTATACGGTGGTGGATCCGGCCACGGTCATCGCCACCCATCTGACGGAAGTGTTCAAGCGCCATCTGGCGGACTTCCTGGACCGTCAGGCCGTCCAGGGCCTGCTGGACACCGTGGCCAAGCACTCACCCAAGGCCGTGGAGGATCTGGTGCCCGGCACCGTCTCGCTGGGCGGCGTGCAGAAGGTGCTGCAGCTTCTGGTGCGCGAAAACGTCAGCATCCGCGACATGCTGACCATTGTGGAAACTTTGGGCGACTTTGGCGGCAGCGTCAAAAATCCGGACATGCTGGCCGAATACGTGCGCGAGAAACTTTCCCGCTCCATTGTGCGGCCCTATCTGGACAGTCAGGGCGTGCTGCCCGTGCTGACTCTCAACGGCAACGCCGAGCGCATGGTGCAGGAGGGCATTCGCCAGACCGACAACGGTGCCACCTTCCTCTCGCTCAACCCGGCGGCGGCCCAGCGCCTGATGCAGAACATCAACGCCGCCGTGGAAAACGCCGTGAACACCGACGGCCAGCCCGTGATCCTGGCCAGCCCCATAGTGCGGCCGCATCTGGCGCAGCTGATCACCCGCTTCCTGCCCACGGTGCCCGTGATTTCCCAGGCGGAAATTCCCTCGGATATCCGCCTCCAGGCCGTGGGCACGGTGGGCGCGGAATAAAAGCCCCGCAACGTCAACCCCCATACGACCCGTCCGTCCGCGCAAAGCAGATGGGCGGGTCGAGGCGCTCCGGACCTTGCCAAGCATGTCGCGCTGCCTATATCTTATAATAAATCCCCTATGAGGAGCTTATGAAGAATATTCTCGACGCATTGAACGGTAGCGGCGGCCTTAAAGCCGGACTCGGCAGCGTGGGCGACACGCTCAAAAATACCCTGCAAAATGCCGGAGCGGCCAGCCCGGGCGGCATCGGCGGCCTGCTGGGCTCGGCGGCCCTGGGCGGCCTGCTGGGCGCGCTGTTCACGGGCAAAAGCGCAAAAAAAATCGCCAAGGGCGCTCTCATGGCCGGCGGCACGGCGGCTGCCGGCGCTCTGGCCTGGAGCTTCTACAAAAAATGGGCTCAGGTCAGGCAGGACGGTATGGCGGCGTCTCCGTCAACCGCCCCGGCGGCGGAGTCCGCTCCGCAAGCGCAGGCCGCCCTGCCCCCGGCCGAGGAAACGGCGCTGCTTCTTCTGGAAGCCATGGTCTTTGCGGCTCGAGCCGACGGGCACATTGACGAGGAAGAAAAAGCCCGCATCCAGGACACGGCGGCCTCGCTTTTTCCCGGCCAGAGCCTGTCCCGGTTGCTGGACGGACTCATGGACAGCCCCATTGATCCGGCGGCTCTGGCGGCCCGCGTGCGCGATCCCGAAGAGGGGCGCGATCTCTACCGCCTTTCCTGCGCGGTGGTCAATGTGGACAACTTCATGGAGCGCAGCTACTTGGACGGCCTGGGCCAGGCGCTGGGCATCGACGCGCAGGAACGGGCTCAACTGGAAAAGGAAACGGAAGCCGCCGTGCGCAACGCCGGTTGAGCGCCAAGACGCAGACACAAAGATAAAGCCACCCGGGGCAGTACCGCGGGTGGCTTTATCTTTAGAGCGAATTAACTTTAAGATTATACATGACCGGGACACGATGTTCTAACCCATAAGCGTCGCGGCGCCTTCAGCCGTTCGAGCGAGGGAGTTACGGATGAAGAGAGCAGAGATGAGTCTGCTGTCTTGCTCGACTTCGTGAGCAACTTAAAGTTAAATTGCTCTAGAACAGATTTGCTTTGAAATATTATCATTTCAAAGAGGGGCGGCTGCCGGATCAGCGCAAATCAGTCACAAAGGCGTGTAACAAGCGCACTGCCTCCACGGTCAGGTTTTCGCAGAGGTGCGGGGGATCGCTTTTCTGAAAACCGCCGGGACGCAGCGTCTGGCAGTCCACGCCGCCGAAACGCTGCCGGAAGGCGGCGGCATAGCGGCCGCAGAGGGAGCAGATTTCCTTGTCCGTCCTGCCGAGGGACGCGGCGCGAATCCCGAGAAAGAGCAGCCCGCCTTCCAGCAGACCGCACTGGCAGCCCATGCGCCCGGCTCCGTTCAGGCCGATAGCCGCGTGGTCCAGTTGCGGGTCCAGCGGCTGGTTGAACAGCCTGCTCATGCAGTACAGCGTGGTGCGCGCGCAGTTGATGTCCCTGTCCCAGTAACAGCTATGCACCAGTTCGGCGATTTCCCGCTGTGCGTCCATAACGGCCTCACAATCCCAGCAAACGCCGCCAGCGCGGCAGGGCCGGGTCCAGATCCAGATAGTCGGGCGGCAGATTGAGCGGGGCGGCCGTGGCCAGAGCCAGACGCACGTCTTCCAGGTTGCCGGTGCGCGGCAGTTCCGGCACGTCCTGCAAGGGACAGAGGTCAAAATCGTCGCTGGGCAGCATGACCATGACCGGCAGGCCTTTGAGCGCCGCCTCCAGGGCCGCTGTGGTGGAATTGGAGGCCCAGACCAGCACGCCGGGCCGCAGTTCCCCGGCAATGGGCCCGTCCGCCAAGCGGACGCCGGTCATGCGGCGGCCCAGAAGAGCGCGCAGGCGGTCGGCCACCGGCAGATAGGGGTGGGGTTTGACCGTCAGTTCCCAGCCCTCCAGCAGCCCGGCATGCACGGCGCGCGCCAGCAGGGCCAGATGGGCCTCGGTTTCGTCACTGAAAAAGCTGGTCAGGACCAGCAGGCGTTTGGCGGCCGTGGTGGCCGGACTTTCAGTCCGCGCCGGGTCGGCGGCCAGATAAAGGTAACGCAAGGCTTCCACTTCGCCCAAGCGTTCGGGCGGCATGCCCGCCTCCAGCCACTGGCGGCAGGCGGAGCGACCGTTGCCCCGCACGGCGTCAGGCTGGAAGAGCGCGCAATCCGGCGCGCTGAAGGTGCGCGGGTCGTCAAAATAGCGAAAATCCGTGGGGCGGATGGTGGAATGCTGCGCGCCGAACACCGGTCCGCCTTCCGGGCCGTGGGCCTCGTGCGCGGCCTGGGTCAGCATGCGCTCCCAGGGGCAGTTTTCCAGCGGGAAAAGCGTCCAGCGCTGCGGCCCGGCGCAACGCGCGTACCGCCGGAAAGCCCGGTCCTGCAGGCAACGCTCCAGGCCGCGCCAGCCCCGGAAGGATTCGGCCCAGTCGGCTTTGGCGTAGTCCCAGAAATTGAGCCGGGAACCGGCAAAATGAAAGGCCGGGCGCACGTGTTTCTCCAGGCGCTGGCTGCTCCAACAGAGACGCAGATGCCGCCAAAGGGCCGCCCAGAGATCGCTATGGCGCAGGAATTCTTCCAGATAGTGGAAAGAAAGGCCGTCCCGGCCGTCCTCGCGGAAGCGGTCGCGCAACTTGCGGCACTGGGCGAAACTGAGCTGAGGAGCGGGAAAACGGATGAACAGCCAACGCACAAACTGCCCGCCCTCGCGTTGCGCCTGCCCGTCCAAGGCATCGTGCAGTTTCTCCCAGTAGCGGGAGCGGAAACGGCCCTCACCGGCGGCGTGCATGTCCACGTTGGGAAAATAGGTGGCAATGGTGGCGGCCTGCCGCCCTGTGGCGGGCGCGGGCAGGCTGTCCGCCCCCTTGCGGGCGCGGGGCAGCTTGCGTCGGACGGTCCACCACCAGTGCGCATAGCGGGCGGCGGCGCGCAGGGGCGCGGGGCAGGCGTCATACAGCCGCCGCAACGGGCTTTGCGCGCGCCTGAGGCGCAGCCCCGGCTCGTGGAATTCCACAAACAGACGGCCCGAAACGGCGCAAAAATCCGCCAGGGTGTGACGCAGGGCGCCGTCGCCGCCGCAGAGACGCAGGGCCGTGAAGCCCTGCTCGTCCATGAGGCGTTCCAGGGCGCGCAATTTGTAGATGGTGTAGAGGTTGGGCGTCATCTTGGGGTGGCGCTCGTAGAGCAGGGAGCACCACCACATAGACAGACTTGCTCCGGCCTTGAGTCTGGCCTGCATTTCCTTGCGGCCCACGGGCAGGCGGCCCAGATCATAGGCCCAGGCCATGTGCTCGGCGCGGATGGCGACGAGATCGGCATACAGGCGCTCGGGCAGGGAAATCCGGCCTTCCGGCACCTCCCAGGCGTTCCAGTGGGCGATGACCTGATCCGGTGAAGGAGCGCACGGCTCCCGGAACGGCTCCACCAGCAGGACAAGCTCCTTCATCAGAGGACCTCCGCCAGAGCGGCCTTGATGGCCGGGCCATAGGACGGCCGCAGCACGCCCGCCTCGGTGACGATGCCGCTGATCAATGCCGCCGGGGTCACGTCAAAAGCAAAATTGTACACCGGCACGTCCACGGGCGTCACGCGCCGCCCGCTGATATGGGTCACCTCCCCGGCGGGGCGCTCCTCAATGGGAATGGCCGCTCCGTCGGCGGTTTGCGGGTCGATGGTCGAAAGCGGCGCGGCCACATAGAAGGGAATGCCGAAATGCCGCGCCAGCAGGGCCACGCCGAAGGTGCCTATTTTGTTGGCCGCGTCGCCGTTGGCCGCGATGCGGTCCGCGCCCACCACCACGCGCTGGACAAGGCCTTTCTGCATCAGCAGGGCGCAGGCGTTGTCGCAGGCCACGCTGACCGGAATGCCGTCCCGTTGCAGTTCCCAGGCCGTGAGGCGCGCGCCCTGCAAAAAGGGCCGCGTTTCATCGGCAATGACCTGGATGCGCTTGCCCTGCTCCACCGCCGCGCGGATCACCCCCAGGGCCGTGCCGTAGCCCGCCGTGGCCAGAGCCCCGGCATTGCAGTGGGTGAGCACCGTGTCTCCGTCCTCCAGGCAGTCCGCGCCGAAACGTCCCAGAGTCTTGCAGGCGGCCACATCCTCGTCCTGCATGGCCTGGGCCTCGCGCAGAAAAAGCTCCAACAGGGCGGGACGGCTCAGCTCCCCGGCGGCGCGCCAGCGGGCGCGCAGACGATCCACGGCCCAGCGCAGATTGACGGCCGTGGGCCTGGCCCGCGCAATGTCCTCCAGCGCGGCGGTCAGGCGCTCTTGCCAGCCCTCGCTTTCATCGCCCGCGGCGGCGGCCAGGGCGCAGCCCCAGGCCGCGGTGACGCCGATGGCGGGCGCGCCGCGCACCACCATGGTTTGCAGGGCCGTAATCACCTCTCCGGGCGTGCGGCAGGCAAAATCCGCCTCTTCTTCGGGCAGCAGGCGCTGATCCAGCAGATGCAGCTCCAGAGCGTCGCGGTCAAAACGGATGTGCTCGTTCATGGCGTCTCCTCGCCTTCTGCCATACACGACAATGCGCCTGTTGGCAAAAAGCGCCGGACCGGGCCGCTGGACAGCGCCGCACGCCGGGCATAGAGTGCCCCTGCGTCGCGGCATTCCGCCCGCGCCGTTTACCACGCAGGAGGAAATATGCGTTACGCATGGACATTGCTGCTGGCCGGTTTCCTGAGCCTGAGTCTGGCGCTGTCGGGCGCGGCCCTGGCGGCTCCGAACGGTTTTACGGAGCACAAACTGCCGGGACTGACCATTGATCTGCCCTCTGACTGGCAGATCGCCCCCAAGGAAGCCCTGGCCCAGCTTCAAAAAAAGGCCGGAGACATGAAGATACTGTTGGCGGCCCAGAGTCCGGAAGTGCCGCAATTCGCCATCATGGAGCAGCCCATAGCCGGAATGGAGCAGGAAGCCTTTGTCAAGCTGGACGACGCCGGCGTTCAGGAAATCTGCGCGCAGGCCATCAGCGGCTTCAAGCAGGGCGGCGCCACGGAGGTGAACTGCTCGCGCCAGACCACGGCCAAGGGCGCGGCCATGGCCATCACCGCGCTGTTCCCGGCCAGGGGTCTGTGCAATGTGAGCTGGGGCTTCTACAAAGGCAAAAAAACTCTGGCAGTGAGCGCCATGCTGCGGCAGCGCGACACCAAGCTGCCCGCCAAGCTGGAAACCGCGCTGAAGAGCATCCGGCTCGGCAAGTAAGCAGTCTGCCGGAAACGGATTTTCAAAAGGCCGCGTCATCTGGTGCGGCCTTTTGCGTGGGGAGACCGGGCCTTAACCCTGGTTCCCGAAACGCGCCGCCTGCTCCTTGAGTACCCGGTCCAGAGCCAGAAGCAGACGCCGGACCGAAACCGGGTTCATCACAATGCGCCGGTCCAGGCCCACGGCCAGAAGCTGTTCGTCCGCACCGCCCGCCGCGTCGCGCCTGTTCAGGTTTTCGGGCAGGCTCAGGCCGCAGCAGAGCACGATTTCCCCGGCCGTGCAGCGGATCTGGAAGACATTGGCGGTTACGGATCGTGCCGCCCGTATATTGTTTGTTCCGACCGCATGATGGAAGCGCACATTGCTTTCCCCGGGCGGGACGGGTAAAGTCGGCTTGCAAAGCATGAACCTTTATCGCTCGTAATCTCTGGCCAGATTAAAATCGCAGGCAAGTTAACCGAAATATTGACCAGAAAGTAAGATTTGTCCCTATTTTTTCTGAAATTCTGTTTTTTAATCCCAAATTCCGGGCAGGTGAACGGGACGAACACCTGCCCAATACGGACGTAGCCCTGAAAATCCGTCAGCGGACCGGATTTTCAGTCGAAGGGCTGTTCTTTGGGCGCGGCCCCATGCGCGTGGGGACGACCTTTGCGTCGTCTCCGCAGGGAGGAACCCGCCGCCTGAACGGATGCGGTTCCGGCGCTGCCCAGATGCCGCGTTTAAAGCGAAGAACAACATTTCGGAGCCAAAAAGGGGAGCGTCTTCTCTCAGAGAGGGGTGTTTCCTTTTTGGCCCTTATTTTGCATTCTCTTTTTCGCCGTCAGACAAGCGACATGGCGGACGGCATGTACAGGCGACAACCGGCGGCGCATACGCCGCGAGGCAAAGGAACGGACCATGCAGGTAAAGACATTCACCGGCGCCACATCGCAAGAGGTTCTTGCCCGGGTCAAGGCTGAAATGGGGCCTGATGCCGTCATTCTGGGCAACCGCACCTACCGCAAAAACGGCGTGGTCCAGCATGAAATCACCGCCGGACTCGAGCGGCAGAGCCCCGGTGAGGCGGCCTCGGGCGCGCCCAGCGGCTGGGGCGAATGGCACAAGGAGTGGATGCAGATCAAGGATCAGCTTTTCGCTCTGATGAAGCCCGCCATCCAGCTGGAACGCCTCACCCCCCGGCAGCGCGTGGCTCTGGAATATTTGCAGCGTGAGGGCGTTTCCGACGCCGTGGCTGTGGATCTGTACAAGCGTCTGTTGGCCGAGCCCGGCGCGTCGGTGCTGGAATGCCTTTGCGGCATGGTGCCGGTCAAGGCCTGGGGCCCGGCGCAATGGGTCCAGCGCGTGCACCTGCTGGTGGGGCCCTTCGGCTTCGGCAAAACCACCACGGCGTTGCGCTTCGCCCTGTATCTGCGCAAAAGCGAGCCGGAGGCACGCATCGCCTTCATCAACGCCGATTGTCTGCGCGGCAACGGCCGCCTGACCCTGCGTCACTGGGCCGAGCTTTCCAATTTCACCTACCTGGAAGCGCCCGACAAGGCCGGTATGGAACATGCTCTGGCAGCCGTCAAAGACGCGCGCGCCGTGTTCGTGGACGTGCCGGGCCTGGCGCGCGGGCAGAATCTCGCCCAATGGCGGACGGAGATGGGGCTGGACCAGCCGGACATGGAAGAGGCCGCCACCCATCTGGTGCTTTCGCCCTTCTGCAATGCCCTCCAGACGCAGGAATTTTTACAGCGCTATCAGAGTGAAGGGCCGGGCAGTCTGGTCTGGACCAAACTGGACGAGGCCGTGAGTTTCGGCAGCATCGTCAACGTGGCCTGCGCGGCCGGGCTGCCGGTTTCGGCGCTGTCTTTCGGCGCAGAACTCAAGGAAAGCCTCGCCCCGGCCACGGAACCACTGATCTGGCGGCTGATCTTCAAACGTCAAATTCCCGGCCAGGCGGCCTGAACGCGCCAGGCCCAGAGCATACAAACAATGCGGAGCAGACAGATGAGCGGCACATTCCCTCTGGTATTTTCCGTCACTTCCGGCAAGGGCGGCGTCGGCAAGACCAATCTTTCGGTCAACCTGGCGCTCTGCCTGGCCCAGCTCAACAAGCGGGTGGCCCTGATCGACGCCGATCTGGGCCTTGCCAATGTGGACGTGCTGCTGGGCCTGACCCCGCAGAAAAACCTGTTCCACCTTTTCCACGAGGGCGCGACCCTGCGGGAAATCCTCTTCCCCACGCCGTACGGCTTTGACATTCTTCCAGCCTCCTCCGGCATGAGCGAAATGCTCACCCTCTCCACCGGCCAGAAGCTGGAGCTGCTGGAAGCCGTGGGCGAACTGGAGGACGAGCTGGATTATCTCATTGTGGATACCGGCGCGGGCATCAGCGACAATGTGCTCTATTTCAACATGGCCGTTCAGGAACGCCTGGTGGTGCTCACCCCCGAGCCCACCTCGCTGACCGACGCCTATGCCCTGATCAAGGTGCTCAAGCTCACCCACGGGGTGGAACATTTCAAGGTCTGCGTGAATATGGCGCCGGACCTCAAGACCGCCAAGGATATATTCATCCGCCTGCACCAGGCCTGCGACCACTTCCTCAGCGGCGTGTCCCTGGATCTGGTGGGCGTGATTCCGCGCGACACGGGCGTGCGCAAGGCGGTGGTGCAGCAGCTGCCCTTCTGCGTCAGCGATCCCCAAAGCCCGGCCGCCAAGGCCACGCTGCAACTGGCCAAGACCATCGCCGCCTGGGAAGCTCCGGAAAATCTGGACGGCAATATCAAATTTTTCTGGAAAAAACTGCTGTTCCGTTGACGGAACAGAACTTGCATTAATCTCAACAGGTTCATTTCTCCGTCGTCCGGCCGGGCGGGCTGAGGGCGGCGGCAACACTACGGGCATGCGGGCATGCCGGAGGAAGAAGAGGCACGAACCGGAAAGGAACGACACATGAAAACCGGCACAGCGCAGGCACAACAGGCAAGTCCCTGGGAAGCGCTTGAAACCGGCGCCACAGCCTGGGAGAATTTCTCCTCGGCTGAACAGGAAGATGTGGTCCGGCATTACGCGCCCAAGATCCGTTTTCTGGCATTGCGGCTCAAAGCCAAGCTGCCCCGCAGTGTGGAGCTGAGCGAAATGATCAGCTCCGGCACTCTCGGGCTTATGGAAGCTCTGGGCAAATTCCGGCCGCAGCTGGGCATCCGCTTTGAAACCTACGCCGAAAACCGCATCCGGGGAGCCATGCTGGACGAACTGCGTCGGCTGGACTGGTTCCCCCGCTCCCTGCGCCAGCGCGTGCGTGTGCTGGACGAGGCTCTGCGCAAGGTCGAACACGAACAGGGCCGCCAGGCCACCGAAGAAGAACTGCAAGACATCACCGGCCTGGATCTGCGCGACGTGCGCCAGGGCCTGGAAGCCCTGCAGAATCAGCTCTGGCTTTCCCTGGACGCCATTCAGGACACCCTGGCCGGCGAGGGACCGGAAAGCGGCGGCGAGCCATACAGCAACACGGCCCTGCGTGAACTCGTGGAACGAGTCGCGCCGCTGATCGAGCGCTTGACGCCCAGAGAAAAGTTGGTACTGTCATTATACTATACAGACGAATTAAATATGCGTGAAACGGCTGAAATCATGGGGATTACCGAAGGCCGCGTCTCGCAGTTGCATTCGCAGGCCCTGGGCCGTCTGCGCAAAGAGTTTGTCAGCCTGTACGGCGACTCCGCGGAAATGTAAATGTAGCGGAAACAGACAGACGGACTTTGCGTTGCAGTACGAACGCGTCAGCGTTATGCCGCTTCGTCCGGACCACCTAAGGAGTATACATCATGCCTTATAATCCTAATATGCGCGTTCTCATTGTGGATGATTTTTCCACCATGCGCCGCATTGTGCGTAACATTCTGCGCCAGATCGGCTTCACCAACGTGGTTGAAGCCGATGACGGCACCACGGCCTGGGAAGTGCTCAACCGTGAAAAAATCGAATTCATCGTTTCCGACTGGAACATGCCCCAGATGACCGGCATTGACCTGCTGCGCAAGGTGCGCGCCAGCGAACAGTTCGCTGATATTCCATTCCTGATGGTCACGGCCGAGGCCCAGCAGGAAAACATCATCGAAGCGGTGCAGGCCAAGGTGTCCAATTACATCGTCAAGCCGTTCACCGCCGACACCATGAAACAGAAGATCGACAAAATTTTTCCGTAGCGCGGCAAGATCCGCGCTTGCCGCCTTCGCCGCAACGGACCGCCGACATTTCTCCGGCCCGCGCAATCTCCATGGCCGACGCCCCGCGCCGCGGGGTCTGACAGCGTTCATAGCGGCGGCGTGACGGCGGCAACCGGCCCGGCTTCACGGCAGTGCGGGAACCGCCGCATCTTTTCAGGCCATCCGGGAGTATACTCGTGGCAGACGAAACCGATCTCAAAGCTCCCCCCAAGGATGAAGTGCAGGTCCGCCTGGGGCCGGACCCCGGCCAGACCAAGGTGGAGCTGGACCTGGACGACGCGCCCTTTCTCCAGGTGCCGGAAGACGACCTGCCCACCGAGCAGGAGGACAACGCCCCCGCTCCCCCTGAAGAAGACGAAAGCGCTGCCCGGAACAGGAAAAAGAAAAAAAAGCTGCTTATCATGGCCGGAGCGGGCGCGGCCCTGCTGCTGGTTCTGGGCGCGGCCGGCTGGTGGTTTTTTCTGCGCACGCCGCCGCCCGCACCCGATATCCCCGCGCCCGAGGTCATCGTGGTGCCCTCCAAGCCGGCCGTGCAGGTCCAGCCCGATTACATCAAGGAATTTGCGCCGTTTTTGGTGCCGGGCGTCGACGCCAAGGGTGAAACCCGCTTTCTGATCTGCAAATTTTCCGCGTTGAGCAAGAATCCCGGCCTGGGCAAGGAAATGGACCACAAGATGATTTCCCTGCGCGACGCCATGTATTACTATCTGCGCAGCAAAAGCAGCGACTATCTGACGGACTCCCGGAACAGACCGGCCATCAAGCAGGATCTGACCGCCGTGCTCAATGATTGTCTGACCCAGGGCAAGATTGAAGACATCCTGTTTGAAAGCTATCTGAATGAATAAGGGGCCGTTATCGCCCTGTACCGCATTGCAAGGGTAACAGTTCCGTATCGTTGCGGAGTGGCAAACAAAAAGCGTGTTTTTTATTGTTCACGGCGACGCCGTCGGCGCAGCTTCCTTCAGATTTTGAAGTGGTGCATGGCGGAATTAACCGCAAGGTCCAGCCCTCATTCAACCGCCGCCCGCGAAAAGCTGCATTTTTTCGGACGGCAAGGCGCAAAGGAGAAATTGGGCGAGGCAGTATCAAACATACCGCAAGATCAATTTCCCCATTGCAAGGCCGCAGGACGGAAAAAGACAGCTTCGCAGCAGGCTGTTCAATGAAGACCGAGCCCAGGTGAGGACGTTCCGAAGGACGTCCGGGGAATCGCCATGAGCATTGACGCCACCATGGCCGTGCTCTACGCCCAGACAGGATTGGCCGCGCCCCTGGCCAATGCCGCCGCCGTAGCCCCACAGGCTTCGTTGGCCATGTCGCGTGTTCTGGCTGCCGAAATGGCCCGCCAGGAGCAGCAACAGATCGAAAAAACAGAAAAAACCGAAGGCCCCAACATTGCGCCCGACGGGCACGGCGGAGGCAACACGCATTTCGGCAGTCGTCGCCGCAAGCGCCCCCCGCTGCACGAAGCCGAAGACGAAGAGCCGCGCGCCTCTTCCTCGCCGCTGGTGGGCAATCTGCTGAACGTCAAAGTATGAACGACACCCTCTTTTTTGCGCTGGTCATTGCCTTGTCCCTGCTGGAGCTGCTTATTCTGGGCGGCGTGCTCTTCTTTTACCTGCGTCTGCGCCGCTCCGAAGGCCTGCTCAATACCTTGCAGGACAATCAGGAAAATCTGCTGGCCCGCATTGAGATGAACGCCCGCCTGGAGCGGGAAATCGTGGCGACCTTCGCCCAGCGCCAGGCCGAACTGCGCAGCCTGGACGAAAAGCTGGAAGAACGCGCCCAGGAATTGCGACGCCTGCTGGAACAGGCCGAAGGCATCTGCCGCTCGCCGCAATTTTTGCGCGAAATCATCCTCAACGGTCGCCGCAAGGGTCTCTCCAGCCGCCAGATCGCCCGCAACGCCGGGCTCAGCGTGGATGAGGTGGAACTGATTCTGGCCCAGAATCCCTAGGCTCAGC
Proteins encoded:
- a CDS encoding tellurite resistance TerB family protein codes for the protein MKNILDALNGSGGLKAGLGSVGDTLKNTLQNAGAASPGGIGGLLGSAALGGLLGALFTGKSAKKIAKGALMAGGTAAAGALAWSFYKKWAQVRQDGMAASPSTAPAAESAPQAQAALPPAEETALLLLEAMVFAARADGHIDEEEKARIQDTAASLFPGQSLSRLLDGLMDSPIDPAALAARVRDPEEGRDLYRLSCAVVNVDNFMERSYLDGLGQALGIDAQERAQLEKETEAAVRNAG
- a CDS encoding C-GCAxxG-C-C family protein; this encodes MDAQREIAELVHSCYWDRDINCARTTLYCMSRLFNQPLDPQLDHAAIGLNGAGRMGCQCGLLEGGLLFLGIRAASLGRTDKEICSLCGRYAAAFRQRFGGVDCQTLRPGGFQKSDPPHLCENLTVEAVRLLHAFVTDLR
- a CDS encoding TIGR04326 family surface carbohydrate biosynthesis protein, with translation MKELVLLVEPFREPCAPSPDQVIAHWNAWEVPEGRISLPERLYADLVAIRAEHMAWAYDLGRLPVGRKEMQARLKAGASLSMWWCSLLYERHPKMTPNLYTIYKLRALERLMDEQGFTALRLCGGDGALRHTLADFCAVSGRLFVEFHEPGLRLRRAQSPLRRLYDACPAPLRAAARYAHWWWTVRRKLPRARKGADSLPAPATGRQAATIATYFPNVDMHAAGEGRFRSRYWEKLHDALDGQAQREGGQFVRWLFIRFPAPQLSFAQCRKLRDRFREDGRDGLSFHYLEEFLRHSDLWAALWRHLRLCWSSQRLEKHVRPAFHFAGSRLNFWDYAKADWAESFRGWRGLERCLQDRAFRRYARCAGPQRWTLFPLENCPWERMLTQAAHEAHGPEGGPVFGAQHSTIRPTDFRYFDDPRTFSAPDCALFQPDAVRGNGRSACRQWLEAGMPPERLGEVEALRYLYLAADPARTESPATTAAKRLLVLTSFFSDETEAHLALLARAVHAGLLEGWELTVKPHPYLPVADRLRALLGRRMTGVRLADGPIAGELRPGVLVWASNSTTAALEAALKGLPVMVMLPSDDFDLCPLQDVPELPRTGNLEDVRLALATAAPLNLPPDYLDLDPALPRWRRLLGL
- the mtnA gene encoding S-methyl-5-thioribose-1-phosphate isomerase, which produces MNEHIRFDRDALELHLLDQRLLPEEEADFACRTPGEVITALQTMVVRGAPAIGVTAAWGCALAAAAGDESEGWQERLTAALEDIARARPTAVNLRWAVDRLRARWRAAGELSRPALLELFLREAQAMQDEDVAACKTLGRFGADCLEDGDTVLTHCNAGALATAGYGTALGVIRAAVEQGKRIQVIADETRPFLQGARLTAWELQRDGIPVSVACDNACALLMQKGLVQRVVVGADRIAANGDAANKIGTFGVALLARHFGIPFYVAAPLSTIDPQTADGAAIPIEERPAGEVTHISGRRVTPVDVPVYNFAFDVTPAALISGIVTEAGVLRPSYGPAIKAALAEVL
- a CDS encoding flagellar motor protein MotB; translation: MRFHHAVGTNNIRAARSVTANVFQIRCTAGEIVLCCGLSLPENLNRRDAAGGADEQLLAVGLDRRIVMNPVSVRRLLLALDRVLKEQAARFGNQG
- a CDS encoding flagellar biosynthesis protein FlhF translates to MQVKTFTGATSQEVLARVKAEMGPDAVILGNRTYRKNGVVQHEITAGLERQSPGEAASGAPSGWGEWHKEWMQIKDQLFALMKPAIQLERLTPRQRVALEYLQREGVSDAVAVDLYKRLLAEPGASVLECLCGMVPVKAWGPAQWVQRVHLLVGPFGFGKTTTALRFALYLRKSEPEARIAFINADCLRGNGRLTLRHWAELSNFTYLEAPDKAGMEHALAAVKDARAVFVDVPGLARGQNLAQWRTEMGLDQPDMEEAATHLVLSPFCNALQTQEFLQRYQSEGPGSLVWTKLDEAVSFGSIVNVACAAGLPVSALSFGAELKESLAPATEPLIWRLIFKRQIPGQAA
- a CDS encoding MinD/ParA family protein, encoding MSGTFPLVFSVTSGKGGVGKTNLSVNLALCLAQLNKRVALIDADLGLANVDVLLGLTPQKNLFHLFHEGATLREILFPTPYGFDILPASSGMSEMLTLSTGQKLELLEAVGELEDELDYLIVDTGAGISDNVLYFNMAVQERLVVLTPEPTSLTDAYALIKVLKLTHGVEHFKVCVNMAPDLKTAKDIFIRLHQACDHFLSGVSLDLVGVIPRDTGVRKAVVQQLPFCVSDPQSPAAKATLQLAKTIAAWEAPENLDGNIKFFWKKLLFR
- a CDS encoding FliA/WhiG family RNA polymerase sigma factor, which produces MKTGTAQAQQASPWEALETGATAWENFSSAEQEDVVRHYAPKIRFLALRLKAKLPRSVELSEMISSGTLGLMEALGKFRPQLGIRFETYAENRIRGAMLDELRRLDWFPRSLRQRVRVLDEALRKVEHEQGRQATEEELQDITGLDLRDVRQGLEALQNQLWLSLDAIQDTLAGEGPESGGEPYSNTALRELVERVAPLIERLTPREKLVLSLYYTDELNMRETAEIMGITEGRVSQLHSQALGRLRKEFVSLYGDSAEM
- a CDS encoding chemotaxis response regulator CheY, encoding MPYNPNMRVLIVDDFSTMRRIVRNILRQIGFTNVVEADDGTTAWEVLNREKIEFIVSDWNMPQMTGIDLLRKVRASEQFADIPFLMVTAEAQQENIIEAVQAKVSNYIVKPFTADTMKQKIDKIFP
- a CDS encoding flagellar basal body-associated FliL family protein; this translates as MADETDLKAPPKDEVQVRLGPDPGQTKVELDLDDAPFLQVPEDDLPTEQEDNAPAPPEEDESAARNRKKKKKLLIMAGAGAALLLVLGAAGWWFFLRTPPPAPDIPAPEVIVVPSKPAVQVQPDYIKEFAPFLVPGVDAKGETRFLICKFSALSKNPGLGKEMDHKMISLRDAMYYYLRSKSSDYLTDSRNRPAIKQDLTAVLNDCLTQGKIEDILFESYLNE